The proteins below come from a single Streptomyces sp. MRC013 genomic window:
- a CDS encoding MFS transporter — MTPAAGTAEEETARLPGRWVALAVLALAVLLVAVDATVLGLATPYLSEDLEPSGTQLLWIGDVYSFVIAGLLVSMGGLGDRIGRKRLLLTGAAAFGAVSALNAYATTPEMMIIARALLGVAGATLMPSTLALIRNLFHDPRERSLAIGVWGAMASAGAAVGPVVGGFLLEHFWWGSVFLINLPVMAVLVVVGIRLIPESRNPAPGPWDLPSVALSLLGMIGVVYAVKEAAAHGAGPDALAAAAVGATALAAFVRRQLTIPAPLLDMRLFRHRGFSGAVLADLLTILGLAGLIFFLSQFLQLVQGRSPLEAGLAELPAALGAVGAGLLAGAAARRFSVRSVVACGLAAVGLALAALTVLDPGTGYPTLGACLLVVGLGAGLAFTVTADVILSSVPKEQAGAASAVSETAYELGAALGIALLGSVVTGAYRDFATPRGVPADAAAAAHESLGGAVEAASALPERSAEALVTAAQYAFVDGLRLAAAVGAAVLLATAAAAWVLLRGQEPDGGAGHP, encoded by the coding sequence GTGACCCCGGCCGCAGGGACGGCCGAGGAGGAGACCGCCCGCCTGCCGGGCCGCTGGGTGGCGCTCGCCGTCCTGGCCCTGGCCGTCCTGCTGGTCGCGGTCGACGCCACGGTGCTCGGCCTGGCCACCCCGTACCTGAGTGAGGACCTCGAACCGTCCGGCACACAGCTCCTCTGGATCGGCGACGTCTACTCCTTCGTCATCGCCGGCCTCCTCGTCTCCATGGGCGGCCTCGGCGACCGCATCGGCCGCAAGAGACTGCTGCTCACCGGCGCGGCCGCGTTCGGCGCGGTCTCCGCCCTCAACGCGTACGCCACCACTCCCGAGATGATGATCATCGCGCGCGCCCTGCTCGGCGTCGCGGGCGCGACCCTCATGCCGTCCACGCTCGCCCTCATCCGCAACCTCTTCCACGACCCGCGCGAGCGCAGCCTCGCCATCGGCGTCTGGGGCGCGATGGCCTCGGCCGGCGCCGCGGTCGGCCCGGTCGTCGGCGGCTTCCTGCTGGAGCACTTCTGGTGGGGCTCGGTCTTCCTGATCAACCTCCCCGTGATGGCCGTCCTCGTCGTCGTCGGCATCCGGCTCATCCCCGAGTCGAGGAACCCGGCGCCCGGCCCCTGGGACCTGCCGAGCGTCGCGCTGTCCCTCCTCGGCATGATCGGCGTCGTCTACGCGGTCAAGGAGGCCGCGGCACACGGCGCCGGCCCGGACGCGCTCGCGGCCGCCGCCGTCGGCGCGACCGCGCTGGCGGCGTTCGTACGCCGCCAGCTCACGATCCCGGCGCCCCTGCTCGACATGCGGCTGTTCCGGCACCGGGGCTTCTCGGGTGCGGTCCTGGCGGACCTGCTCACCATCCTGGGGCTCGCGGGGCTGATCTTCTTCCTCTCCCAGTTCCTGCAGCTGGTCCAGGGCCGCAGCCCCCTGGAGGCCGGTCTCGCCGAACTGCCCGCCGCCCTGGGCGCGGTCGGCGCGGGGCTCCTCGCGGGGGCCGCCGCCCGGCGGTTCTCCGTCCGGTCCGTCGTCGCCTGCGGACTCGCCGCGGTCGGCCTGGCCCTGGCGGCGCTGACCGTGCTGGACCCCGGCACCGGCTACCCCACGCTGGGCGCCTGCCTGCTCGTGGTCGGCCTCGGCGCGGGCCTGGCGTTCACCGTCACCGCCGACGTCATCCTGTCCAGCGTCCCCAAGGAGCAGGCGGGCGCGGCCTCCGCGGTCTCCGAGACGGCGTACGAACTGGGCGCGGCGCTCGGCATCGCCCTGCTCGGCTCCGTCGTGACCGGTGCCTACCGGGACTTCGCCACCCCCCGCGGCGTCCCCGCCGACGCGGCCGCCGCCGCGCACGAGTCGCTGGGCGGAGCCGTCGAGGCGGCGTCCGCGCTGCCGGAACGTTCCGCCGAGGCGCTGGTCACAGCCGCGCAGTACGCGTTCGTGGACGGCCTGCGCCTCGCCGCGGCCGTCGGCGCGGCCGTGCTCCTCGCGACGGCCGCCGCGGCCTGGGTGCTGCTGCGCGGCCAGGAGCCGGACGGCGGAGCCGGCCACCCGTGA
- a CDS encoding lysophospholipid acyltransferase family protein, with product MRLMFRFRVEGAERIPGSGPVILAGNHLTFIDSMILPLVVDRQVFFIGKDDYVTGKGLKGRLMAWFFTGVGMIPVDRDGAGAAVAALNTGRRVLEEGKVFGIYPEGTRSPDGRLYRGRTGIARLTLMTGAPVVPFALIGTDKLQPGGAGLPRPGRVTVRFGEPMEFSRYEGMDRDRYVLRAVTDSVMAQVMRLSGQEYVDVYATKAKAA from the coding sequence ATGCGGCTGATGTTCCGCTTCCGGGTGGAGGGCGCCGAGAGGATCCCGGGGTCCGGGCCGGTGATCCTGGCGGGCAACCACCTCACCTTCATCGACTCCATGATCCTGCCGTTGGTGGTGGACCGCCAGGTGTTCTTCATCGGCAAGGACGACTACGTCACCGGCAAGGGCCTGAAGGGCCGCCTCATGGCGTGGTTCTTCACCGGCGTCGGCATGATCCCGGTGGACCGGGACGGCGCCGGCGCCGCGGTGGCCGCCCTGAACACGGGCCGCCGCGTGCTGGAGGAGGGCAAGGTCTTCGGCATCTACCCGGAGGGCACGCGCTCCCCCGACGGCCGGCTGTACCGGGGCCGCACGGGCATCGCCCGGCTGACGCTGATGACGGGCGCGCCGGTGGTGCCGTTCGCGCTGATCGGCACGGACAAGCTGCAGCCGGGCGGCGCGGGGCTGCCCCGGCCGGGCCGGGTGACGGTGCGGTTCGGCGAGCCGATGGAGTTCTCGCGCTACGAGGGCATGGACCGTGACCGGTACGTGCTGCGGGCGGTGACGGACTCCGTGATGGCGCAGGTCATGCGGCTGTCGGGGCAGGAGTACGTGGACGTGTACGCCACCAAGGCGAAGGCGGCCTGA
- a CDS encoding glycerophosphodiester phosphodiesterase has translation MTQGARRSPARRTVLGAAALTAAAAVSAAGAGAAAAAPGTGAAREAEGARGGSRRGLPVPAVIAHRGASGYRPEHTLGSYRLALDMGAHVIEQDLVPTRDGHLVCRHENDISGTTDVADHPEFVSRRTTKTVDGQTLTGWFTEDFTLAELKTLRAKERIPGTRPHNTLYDGRWTVPSFEEVLRWAEQEGRRRGHPVWLHVETKHPTYFRKLGLGLEERLARLLRRYGRHRADSPTFLQSFEPTSMQRMAELVATPRVVLLGTPDDRPYDFVDAGDPRTVADLVTPRGLDWIASYAQGVGPLLDLVVPRRPDGRLGEPTTLVRDAHARGLVLHPYTLRNENAFLPADFRRGTDPNAYGDVFAAYRAYFATGIDGIFTDQPDTGLLAAADHRGR, from the coding sequence ATGACCCAGGGTGCGCGCAGGAGCCCCGCCCGCAGGACCGTACTGGGCGCGGCGGCGCTCACCGCCGCCGCCGCCGTGTCCGCAGCCGGTGCGGGCGCGGCCGCGGCCGCACCGGGCACCGGGGCCGCACGGGAGGCGGAGGGGGCACGCGGCGGATCCCGCCGGGGGCTGCCCGTCCCCGCGGTCATCGCCCACCGCGGCGCCAGCGGCTACCGGCCCGAGCACACCCTCGGCTCCTACCGGCTCGCCCTCGACATGGGCGCCCACGTTATTGAGCAGGACCTGGTGCCCACCCGCGACGGGCACCTGGTGTGCCGTCACGAGAACGACATCAGCGGCACCACGGACGTCGCCGACCACCCCGAGTTCGTTTCCCGCCGCACCACCAAGACGGTCGACGGCCAGACCCTCACCGGCTGGTTCACCGAGGACTTCACCCTCGCCGAACTGAAGACGCTGCGCGCCAAGGAGCGCATCCCCGGCACCCGCCCGCACAACACGCTGTACGACGGCCGCTGGACCGTCCCCAGCTTCGAGGAGGTGCTCCGCTGGGCCGAGCAGGAGGGCCGCCGCCGCGGACACCCGGTGTGGCTGCACGTCGAGACCAAGCACCCCACGTACTTCCGCAAGCTCGGCCTCGGCCTGGAGGAGCGCCTGGCCAGGCTGCTCCGCCGCTACGGCCGCCACCGCGCCGACTCGCCCACGTTCCTGCAGTCCTTCGAGCCGACCAGCATGCAGCGCATGGCGGAGCTCGTCGCCACGCCGCGCGTCGTCCTGCTGGGGACGCCCGACGACCGCCCGTACGACTTCGTCGACGCCGGCGACCCGCGCACCGTCGCCGACCTGGTGACGCCGCGCGGCCTCGACTGGATCGCCTCGTACGCCCAGGGCGTCGGCCCCCTCCTCGACCTCGTCGTCCCCAGGCGCCCCGACGGCCGGCTGGGCGAGCCGACCACCCTCGTCCGCGACGCCCACGCCCGCGGCCTGGTGCTCCACCCCTACACGCTGCGCAACGAGAACGCCTTCCTGCCCGCCGACTTCCGGCGCGGCACGGACCCGAACGCGTACGGCGACGTCTTCGCCGCGTACCGGGCGTACTTCGCCACCGGCATCGACGGCATCTTCACCGACCAGCCCGACACGGGCCTGCTCGCCGCCGCCGACCACCGCGGCCGCTGA
- a CDS encoding ATP-binding cassette domain-containing protein — translation MITTKGLTKVYQSRGRQVTALDGVDLHVREGEVFGVIGQSGAGKSSLIRCVNLLERPTSGTVTVDGTDLTALAGRGRRAGRDLRRARSRIGMVFQHFNLLSSRTVQANVELPLEILGVPGAERARRALDLLDLVGLADKAGAYPGQLSGGQKQRVGIARALAGDPKVLLSDEATSALDPETTRSILQLLRDLNRQLGLTVLLITHEMDVVKTVCDSAALMRRGRVVESGTVAGLLATPGSELADELFPVGGRATGPNRTVVDVTFHGEAAIRPVVSQLARTYNIDISILGAAMDTVGGKQIGRMRIELPGRYDENVVPVGFLREQGLQVAVVDSAATAPAVTAPGTAAPSPLAEEAAK, via the coding sequence GTGATCACCACCAAGGGCCTGACCAAGGTCTACCAGTCGCGCGGCCGCCAGGTCACCGCCCTGGACGGCGTCGACCTGCACGTCCGCGAAGGCGAGGTGTTCGGCGTCATCGGCCAGAGCGGCGCCGGCAAGTCCTCCCTCATCCGCTGCGTCAACCTGCTGGAACGCCCCACCTCCGGCACCGTGACGGTCGACGGCACCGACCTCACCGCCCTCGCCGGACGCGGCCGGCGCGCGGGCAGGGACCTGCGCCGCGCCCGCAGCCGCATCGGCATGGTCTTCCAGCACTTCAACCTGCTGTCCTCGCGCACCGTCCAGGCCAACGTCGAGCTCCCCCTGGAGATCCTCGGCGTCCCCGGCGCCGAGCGCGCCCGCCGCGCCCTGGACCTCCTCGACCTCGTCGGCCTCGCCGACAAGGCCGGGGCGTACCCCGGCCAGCTCTCCGGCGGCCAGAAGCAGCGCGTCGGCATCGCCCGCGCCCTGGCCGGCGACCCCAAGGTGCTCCTCTCCGACGAGGCCACCAGCGCCCTCGACCCGGAGACCACCCGCTCCATCCTCCAGCTGCTGCGCGACCTGAACCGCCAGCTCGGACTGACCGTGCTGCTCATCACCCACGAGATGGACGTCGTGAAGACCGTCTGCGACTCCGCCGCGCTGATGAGGAGGGGCCGCGTCGTCGAGTCCGGCACCGTCGCCGGACTCCTCGCCACCCCCGGCTCCGAACTCGCCGACGAGCTGTTCCCGGTCGGCGGTCGCGCCACCGGCCCGAACCGCACCGTCGTCGACGTGACCTTCCACGGCGAGGCCGCGATCCGGCCGGTCGTCTCCCAGCTGGCCCGCACGTACAACATCGACATATCGATCCTCGGTGCCGCCATGGACACCGTCGGCGGGAAGCAGATCGGCCGGATGCGCATCGAGCTCCCGGGCCGCTACGACGAGAACGTCGTCCCCGTCGGCTTCCTGCGCGAGCAGGGCCTCCAGGTCGCCGTCGTCGACTCCGCGGCCACCGCCCCCGCCGTGACGGCCCCCGGCACCGCCGCGCCGTCGCCGCTCGCCGAGGAGGCCGCCAAGTGA
- a CDS encoding methionine ABC transporter permease, protein MTWSEMQPLLAQGTLDTLYMVLWATVASVLGGLPLGLLLVLTDQGGLLRNKAVNKVVGVIVNIGRSLPFIILLIALIPFTKLVVGTFIGPTAMIVPLAVGAVPFFARLVETAVREVDHGLVEAVQSMGGSVPTIIRKVLLPQALPSLVSAVTTTVIVLIGYSAMAGAVGGEGLGSKAITYGYQRFDTPFMLVTVAVLIVVVSAVQLLGDGVVRLLARRGRTAS, encoded by the coding sequence GTGACCTGGTCGGAGATGCAGCCCCTGCTCGCCCAGGGCACCCTCGACACCCTCTACATGGTCCTGTGGGCCACCGTCGCCTCCGTGCTCGGCGGGCTCCCCCTCGGCCTCCTCCTCGTCCTGACCGACCAGGGCGGACTGCTGCGCAACAAGGCCGTCAACAAGGTCGTCGGCGTCATCGTGAACATCGGCCGCTCACTGCCGTTCATCATCCTGCTGATCGCGCTGATCCCGTTCACCAAGCTCGTCGTGGGCACCTTCATCGGCCCGACCGCGATGATCGTCCCCCTCGCCGTCGGCGCCGTCCCGTTCTTCGCGCGCCTCGTCGAGACCGCCGTCCGCGAGGTCGACCACGGCCTCGTCGAAGCCGTCCAGTCCATGGGCGGCTCCGTCCCCACGATCATCCGCAAGGTGCTCCTGCCGCAGGCCCTGCCGTCCCTGGTCTCCGCCGTCACCACCACCGTGATCGTCCTCATCGGCTACTCGGCCATGGCGGGGGCGGTCGGCGGAGAGGGCCTCGGTTCCAAGGCCATCACCTACGGTTACCAGCGGTTCGACACCCCCTTCATGCTCGTCACCGTGGCGGTCCTGATCGTCGTCGTCTCCGCCGTCCAGCTCCTCGGCGACGGCGTCGTACGGCTCCTCGCCCGCCGGGGGCGCACCGCGTCCTGA
- a CDS encoding MetQ/NlpA family ABC transporter substrate-binding protein, which translates to MRNQVKTLAAFTGITALAVGLTACGTASDPAASGSGDDAARPLVVAASPTPHADILAYVRDNLAGKAGLKLEIKEFTDYVLPNTATQDGQVDANYFQHKPYLDDFNEKNKTTIVPVADVHLEPLGLYSRKLKSLKDLKPGQTVAVPNDTTNEGRALKLLADNGLITLKGGVGADAGLSDIADRKGLEFKELEAATVPRALSDVDAAVVNGNYAIEAGLAPAEDALVLEKPEGNPYANLLAVKEGREDDPRVRKLAELLASPEVAKYIEDTYKGSVIPASGAAE; encoded by the coding sequence GTGCGCAACCAGGTCAAGACCCTCGCCGCCTTCACCGGCATCACCGCCCTCGCCGTCGGCCTCACCGCCTGCGGCACCGCCTCCGACCCGGCCGCCTCCGGCTCCGGCGACGACGCGGCCAGGCCGCTCGTCGTCGCCGCCTCCCCCACGCCGCACGCCGACATCCTCGCGTACGTCAGGGACAACCTCGCCGGGAAGGCCGGCCTCAAGCTGGAGATCAAGGAGTTCACCGACTACGTCCTGCCCAACACCGCCACGCAGGACGGCCAGGTCGACGCCAACTACTTCCAGCACAAGCCCTACCTGGACGACTTCAACGAGAAGAACAAGACCACCATCGTCCCGGTGGCCGACGTCCACCTGGAGCCGCTCGGCCTCTACTCGCGGAAGCTGAAGTCCCTCAAGGACCTCAAGCCCGGCCAGACCGTCGCCGTCCCCAACGACACCACCAACGAGGGACGCGCCCTCAAGCTCCTCGCCGACAACGGCCTGATCACCCTCAAGGGCGGCGTCGGCGCCGACGCCGGGCTCTCCGACATCGCCGACCGGAAGGGCCTGGAGTTCAAGGAGCTGGAGGCCGCCACCGTCCCCCGGGCCCTGAGCGACGTCGACGCCGCCGTCGTCAACGGCAACTACGCCATCGAGGCCGGGCTCGCCCCCGCCGAGGACGCCCTCGTGCTGGAGAAGCCCGAGGGCAACCCGTACGCCAACCTCCTCGCCGTCAAGGAAGGCCGGGAGGACGACCCGCGGGTGAGGAAGCTCGCCGAACTCCTCGCCTCGCCCGAGGTCGCGAAGTACATCGAGGACACCTACAAGGGCTCGGTGATCCCCGCCTCCGGCGCCGCGGAGTAA
- a CDS encoding GNAT family N-acetyltransferase, protein MTTTFPDVSISTERLVLRPYDDADVPAHVEMMNDELVVAWTSAPHPYTAAHAEDWVHRAAPAERTSGRGLALAVTEFLTQRLVGAVRLHRTDWRARSAEIAYITAPWARGEGYATESVLAVARWLFREQRFERLELRTAAGNTASQQVAQKIGCVSEGVLRNAWIARVQTESGTWAETRTDLIVWSLLPEDLEGADDPYAGPGRRAYPDWN, encoded by the coding sequence ATGACCACCACCTTTCCGGACGTCTCCATCAGCACGGAACGGTTGGTGCTGCGCCCCTACGACGACGCGGACGTCCCCGCCCACGTCGAGATGATGAACGACGAACTCGTCGTGGCCTGGACCTCCGCGCCCCACCCCTACACCGCCGCCCACGCCGAGGACTGGGTCCACCGGGCCGCCCCCGCCGAACGCACCAGCGGCCGCGGACTCGCCCTCGCCGTCACCGAGTTCCTCACCCAGCGCCTCGTCGGCGCCGTCCGCCTCCACCGCACCGACTGGCGCGCCCGCTCCGCCGAGATCGCCTACATCACCGCCCCCTGGGCCCGCGGCGAGGGCTACGCCACCGAATCCGTCCTCGCCGTCGCCCGCTGGCTCTTCCGCGAGCAGCGGTTCGAGCGCCTCGAACTGCGCACCGCCGCCGGCAACACCGCGTCCCAGCAGGTCGCCCAGAAGATCGGCTGCGTCAGCGAGGGCGTCCTGCGCAACGCCTGGATAGCCCGCGTCCAGACGGAGAGCGGAACCTGGGCCGAGACCCGGACCGACCTCATCGTCTGGAGCCTCCTCCCCGAGGACCTCGAAGGTGCCGACGACCCCTACGCCGGTCCCGGGCGCCGCGCGTACCCCGACTGGAACTGA
- the cbiE gene encoding precorrin-6y C5,15-methyltransferase (decarboxylating) subunit CbiE yields the protein MADRVTVIGWDGSPLTAAARSALSAATLVAGAAHHLALPEVPERAERIRLGSVDLAARRIAGHRGTAVVLADGDPGFFGVVRTLRDPRHGLEVEVVPAVSSVAAAFARAGTPWDDARVVVAHTRTLRRAVNVCRAHPKVAVLTSPGAGPAELALMLDGVHRTFVICEALGTDHEQVTVLTSDKAADLTWRDPNVVIAIGGPAPAAPAGGGWLMGPDPGPVRGWGLAPEEYDDRPAPPGTGEAPVLRAAQLARLGPRVGDLVWDIGTGSGAFAAEAARFGAAVIAVDADPAACARAETAARRLGVQLQAVAGRAPHVLERLPEPDVVRVAGGGAEVVAACADRRPERIVTHAGTRDEAEAAGAALAAGGYTVECVLLQSVDLDPAAWSERDRSVAFLVAGRRPAP from the coding sequence ATGGCCGACCGGGTCACGGTGATCGGATGGGACGGCTCACCCCTCACCGCCGCCGCGCGGTCCGCCCTCTCGGCCGCCACCCTCGTCGCCGGCGCCGCCCACCACCTCGCGCTCCCGGAGGTCCCCGAGCGGGCCGAGCGGATCCGCCTCGGCAGCGTCGACCTCGCCGCCCGCCGCATCGCCGGGCACCGCGGCACGGCCGTCGTCCTCGCCGACGGCGACCCCGGCTTCTTCGGCGTCGTCCGCACCCTGCGCGACCCCCGCCACGGCCTGGAGGTCGAGGTCGTCCCCGCCGTCTCCTCCGTCGCCGCCGCCTTCGCCCGCGCCGGCACGCCCTGGGACGACGCCCGCGTCGTCGTCGCCCACACCCGTACGCTGCGCCGCGCCGTCAACGTCTGCCGCGCCCACCCCAAGGTCGCCGTCCTCACCTCCCCGGGCGCCGGCCCCGCCGAACTCGCCCTCATGCTCGACGGCGTCCACCGCACCTTCGTCATCTGCGAGGCCCTCGGCACCGACCACGAGCAGGTCACCGTCCTCACCTCCGACAAGGCGGCCGACCTCACCTGGCGCGACCCCAACGTCGTCATCGCCATCGGCGGCCCCGCCCCCGCCGCCCCGGCCGGGGGCGGCTGGCTCATGGGCCCCGACCCCGGCCCGGTACGCGGCTGGGGCCTCGCCCCGGAGGAGTACGACGACCGCCCCGCCCCGCCCGGCACCGGCGAGGCACCCGTCCTGCGCGCCGCCCAGCTCGCCCGCCTCGGCCCGCGCGTCGGCGACCTCGTCTGGGACATCGGCACCGGATCCGGGGCCTTCGCCGCCGAGGCCGCCCGCTTCGGCGCCGCCGTCATCGCCGTCGACGCCGACCCGGCCGCCTGCGCCCGCGCCGAGACCGCCGCCCGCCGCCTCGGCGTCCAGCTCCAGGCCGTCGCCGGCCGCGCCCCCCACGTCCTGGAGCGCCTCCCCGAACCCGACGTCGTGCGCGTCGCCGGCGGGGGAGCGGAGGTCGTCGCCGCCTGCGCGGACCGCCGCCCCGAACGGATCGTCACCCACGCCGGCACCCGCGACGAGGCCGAGGCCGCCGGCGCGGCCCTCGCCGCCGGCGGCTACACCGTCGAGTGCGTCCTCCTCCAGTCCGTCGACCTCGACCCCGCCGCCTGGTCCGAACGCGACCGCTCGGTCGCCTTCCTCGTCGCCGGGCGCAGGCCCGCCCCGTGA